The Amycolatopsis sp. DG1A-15b genome contains the following window.
TGGTGTCGCTGACCGGCGGCCCGCCGGGCTGGTACGGCGTCCAGGCGGCGATCGCGGCCCTGCACGACGAGGCCGCGGACGTGGCGAGCACGGACTGGCCGCAGATCGTGGCGTTGTACGACGTGCTGCGCGGGCTGGCGCCCTCACCGGTGGTGGAGCTGAACCGCGCGGTGGCGGTGGCGATGCGCGACGGCCCGGCGGCGGGACTGGCGTTGCTGGAGGGACTGGCGGAGGAGCCGAGGTTGCGCGCCTACAGCCCGTTCCCGGCGGCTCGTGGCGATTTGCTGAGCCGGCTCGGGCGGCTCGAGGAAGCGGCGGTGGCCTACCGGGAGGCGTTGGAGCTGGCGGGAACCGAGCCGGAGCGGGTCCATCTGCGGGGCCGGCTGGCCCAGGTGGCCGAGGTGTGCGGAGAGCGGTGAGCCGCGGATCATGCCGCCTCTCCGCGGTGGTCGCTCGCTGCGGCGCTGCTTGTCCGCGCTGCTCTGCGGCTGCGCCGCCTCCGCGCCGCATTGCGGCTGCGCTGCTTGTCCGCGCCGCCCTGCGGCTGCGCGCCCTGCGGCTGCGCCGCCGCTTGCCCGCGCCGCACTGCAGCTGCCCCGCTTGCCCGCGCCGCCGCCTCGCCCGAGGCGCTTCCTGCGCCGCCCCGCCCTGGGGCTGCCGCTTCATCGCTTCCCTCGCGCCGCCGCTGCCTCGGGGGTTTCGTCCCCGCCTCGTCGGCGTCGCTCGGCCCATCGCCGGCCCGGAACTGTCGGTGGCCCCCGGTAAGCTGGATACCGGGGGCCGGAGGCCTACCCCGCCCGCAGCGCCGCCACCGCCGGTGCGAACATCGTCGCCTTGATCGCGCCCAGCGTCCCGCGGTCCTTGCCCGCCAGCGCCTGCGCCCGTTCGTGTGCCACCTTCACCACTTCGCCCTCGGCCGCGACCTCGTCCACCAACCCGATCTCCGCCGCCTCCGAGCCGCCGAAACGCCGGCCCGTCGTCATCGAGGCGATCGCCGCCGACGGGGTCAGCTTGCCCTGGATCAGCGCCGCCATCCCCGGCGTGAACGGGATGTTGATGTCCGCCTCCGGGAAACAGAAATAACCTCGGTCGCCGCGCATCACGCGGAAGTCGTGGGCCATGGCCAGCATTGCGCCCGCGCCGAACGCGTGGCCGTTGATCGCCGCGACGGTCGGGACCGGCAGGGTCAGCACCCGGGCGAACAGCTCCTGGACCTCCGCGACGTACCCGGCTGCCTGGTCGCCGTGGGCCGTCAGCCATTCGAGGTCGAGGCCGTTCGAATAGAACTTGCCGCCTCCGGTGGTCACCAGGGCGCCTTCGACGTCGTCCAAAAAGGAATGGACGCGCTGCAGCCAGGCCGGTGAGAACCGGTTTTCGTCGTCGCCCAGGTCGAGCACGGAAACGGTCACGGTCGGTCCTTTTCTCGAGGGGGCACGGTCAGCACCGCCCGCACCGCGGCGGCCAGCCTTTCCCGCACCAGGGGATCGGTGATGTCACGCCGGAAGAACGCCGTCGGCAGGTCGACGACGCACGTCGTGATCACCTCGACCGCCAGGCCGTCGCCGCGGTCCCACAGCCGGCGGGCGAGCCGGATCAGCAGGGCGACCAGGCGTTTGTCCACCGCGTGCAGGGCCTCCGCCAGCTCGCCGGGCAGCTCGGGCCCGAAGAGCCGGTCGCCCCGCACCGACAGCAGCATCCGCGCCCCCTCGGGACGCAGGGACGCGAACACCGCGGGCGTGTCCGCCGCCGCGACGACCGCCTCCACCGGCGACGAAGCCTGCTCCACGAGCGAGGTCTGGAGGTCGAGGAACGCCGTCGCCGCCCGCAGCCAGACCCGGGCCCGCAGCGCGCTGAGCGACCCGAACGCGTGGTAGATCGTCCCGTTCGGCACGCCCGCGGCCGCGGCCAGGCCACGCACGGTCACCTCCGCCGAGGAGGCGATGAGCCGCTCGGCGACGTCGAGGAGCGCGTCGAGGTCGTGGACGCGGGGGCGGGGCATGCCGAGACCGTAACAGAGCACGTGCTCCAAAACCAGGGCGGTAAGCTGCCGCCGTGGAGATCTGGATCAACCCGGCGTGCTCGAAGTGCCGGTCCGCGGTGTCGATGCTCGACGAGGCCGGCGCGGAGTACACCGTGCGCCGCTACCTCGAGGACCCGCCGACGGCGGCGGAACTCGAAGCCGTCCTGGAGCGCCTCGGCCTCGAACCGTGGGACATCACGCGCACCGCCGAGCCCGTCGCGAAGGAACTCGGCCTCAAGACCTGGGGCCGCACGCCCGAAGACCGGCCGAAGTGGATCGACGCGCTGGCCGGGCACCCCAAGCTGATCCAGCGGCCGATCATCACGGCCGACGACGGCACGGCGGTCGTCGCGCGCGACCCCGAGACCGTGCGGTCGGTCCTTTAAGGAATCGCGTCGCCCTTCGCGAGCAGCGGGACGTCCAGGGCCACCGTCTCCGGGTACTTGATCCCGGCGCCGGTGTTGAGCACGACGACGTCTTCGTCGCCCTCGAGCCAGCCGGACTCGCGCAGGTGCCGCAGCGCGGCGAAGCACGCGCCGCCCTCCGGGCAGACGAAAGTGCCTTCATGCGAGGCCAGTTCCCGTTGGGCCGCGAGCAGTTCCTCGTCGGTGACGGCGATCGCGGTGCCGCCGGTCGCGTACACGGCGTCGAGCACGAGGAAGTCGCCGAGCGCCTTGGGCACGGTGATGCCGAAGGCGACCGTCCGGGCGTCCGGGAACGGGGTGCTTTCCCGCGCACCGCGCGAAAACGCCGAGACGATCGGCGCGCAGCCGGTGGCCTGGACGGCGACGAGCCGGGGCAGCGGGCCGGAAACCCAGCCCAGTTCCCGCATCTCGAGCAGGGCTTTGTAGATCCCGATGATGCCGACGCCGCCGCCGGTGGGGTAGAGGATGACGTCGGGCAGGCGCCAGCCGAACTGCTCGGCGATCTCGTACCCCATCGTCTTCTTGCCCTCGATGCGGTACGGCTCCTTCAGCGTCGAGACGTCCTGGACCCCTGCACGCCGCTGAACCGCCGCGGCGACGAGCTTGCCCGCGTCGCCGATGAGACCGTCCACCCGGTACAGCTCGGCACCGGCGGCGACGCACTCGCGCATGGTGATCGCCGGGGCGTCGTCCGGCATCGCGACCAGGCTCGACAGCCCCGCGCGCGCCGCGTACAACGCCCACGCCGCGCCGGCGTTGCCGTTCGTCGGCATCGCGATCCCGCGCACGCCCAGCTCGGCCGCCCGCGAGACGCCGACCGCGGCGCCCCGGGCCTTGAACGTGCCGGTCGGGACCAGGCCTTCGTCCTTCATCCACAGGCGCGACAGCCCCAGTTCGCGGCCGTAGCGCGGCAGCCGCAGCAACGGCGTCATGCCTTCGCCGAGGCTGACGACGTGCTCGGCCGAGCGCACGGGCAGCACCTCGTGGTAGCGCCACAGCGTCGGCTCGCGCCCGGCGATCTCCTTCGGCGTCACGGCTTCGCGGACGCCGTCGAGGTCGTAGCGCGCGAGCAGCGGCGCGCCCGCCGCGGAGAGACCCTGGACCGTGTCGGCGTCGAGGCGTTCGCCGGTCCGGGAGCACTCGAGGTGGCTGAGGAAGGAGTACGGCACGGCGCCGATCCTAGGTCCTAAGGTGAGCACATGGACGCGCTGCGGGTGTGCCTCTACGTCTTCGCCGGGGTGACCCTCGGCACCTGGCTGGTCTCGGTGCTGACCAGGGAGTACTCCTGGGTGGACCGGATCTGGTCGATCGTGCCGGTGGCCTACGTGGGGATCTTCGCCGGCGCCGCCGGGTTCGCCGACACCCGGCTCGACGTGATGTTCGCGCTGGTCACCCTCTGGGGGATCCGGCTGACGTTCAACTTCGCCCGCAAGGGCGGGTACGCGCCCGGCGGCGAGGACTACCGGTGGGCGGTGCTGCGCGAGCGGATGGCGCCGTGGCAGTTCCAGCTGTTCAACTTCTTCTTCATCTCGCTGTACCAGAACGCCATCCTGCTGCTGATCACCCTCCCGGCGCTGACCGCGCTGGAGCACCCCGGCGGGTTCGGGGTCGCGGACGTCGTCGTCGCGGTGGTGTTCGCCGCCTTCCTCGCCGGGGAGACGGTCGCCGACCAGCAGCAGTGGCGGTTCCACCGCGAGAAGCACGCGGGCCGGGCGCCGACGCGGTTCCTGCAGGCCGGGCTGTTCCGCTACTCGCGGCACCCGAACTTCTTCTTCGAGCAGGCGCAGTGGTGGGCGGTTGCCGCGTTCGGGGTGGTCGCCGGCGGTCTGCAGTGGACGGTCGTCGGCGCGGTCCTGCTGACGCTGCTGTTCGTGGGCTCGACGCGGTTCACCGAGAGCATCACGAAGTCCCGGTACCCGGAGTACGCGGACTACCAGCGGCGGACGTCGGCGGTGGTCCCGTGGCCGGTCCGCGGATGACGGTCGTCGTCGCGCTGCAGCTCTCGACCGGTGTCCCGCTCGAGCGGATCCTGGCGTTCGAGGACGGGATCCGGGGCGCCGACCTGGTGGTGCTGCCGGAGGCCGTGCTCGGTGGTTATCCGGGGCGTGTGCCGTTCGTCGAGTACTTCCACGCGGCGGTGGCCGTGCCGGGCCCCGAGACGGCGGCGCTGGCCGGGCTCGCCTCCCGGACCGGCGCGACGCTGGTGGTGGGCGTCATCGAGCGCGACGGCTCCACGCTGTACAGCACGGTGGTCTTCCTCGACCCGGAGCTGGGGATGGTGGCCAAGCACCGCAAGCTGGTGCCGACGGCGCGGGAACGCGTGTTCTGGGGCCGCGGCGACGGCTCGACGCTCCCGGTGGTCCCGACGGCGGCGGGCCGGGCCGGCGCGGCGATCTGCTGGGAGAACCACATGCCGTTGCTACGGGCGGCGATGTACGCGAAGGGCGTGGAAATCTGGTGCGCCCCGACGGCGGACGACCGCGACGTCTGGCAGGCGTCGATGCGCCACATCGCCGACGAGGGCCGGTGTTTCGTGGTTTCGGCGTGCCCGTACGAGTCCGGCGGCGACGACCCGTTCCGCGGCGGCAGCGTGATCGTCGGCCCGCTGGGGGACGTGCTGGCGGGCCCGCTGCGCGATGCGGAGGGCCTGATCACGGCGGAGATCGACGTCCAGGAGATCGTGGCCGCGCGGCACAGCCTCGACGTGTCGGGGCACTACGCGCGGCCGGACGTGTTCTCGCTGACGGTGGACGAGCGACCGCGGGACGGCGTCACCTTCCTGCGGTGACGCCGTCCCGCGCGGGGCTCAGACCGCCAGCCGGCCGCCGTCGACCGGGAGCACCGCGCCGTGGACGAAGCTCGCGTCACCCGCGGCCAGGAACGCGATCGCCGCCGCGATCTCCTCCGGGGCAGCCACTCGCCCGGCCGGGCCCGCCGCCGCCAGCTCGTCCAGGCCGTCGCCGAACGCCGCCGTGCCTTCCGTGCGGGTCGGGCCCGGGCTGACCGCGTTGACCCGCACGCCCGACGGGCCGAACTCCGCCGCCCACGCCTTCGTCATCAGCTCGATGGCCGCCTTCGACGCGCCGTAGGGCGCCATGCCCGCCATGCCGGCTGTCGCGACGATCGTGGACACGTTCACGATCGCGCCGTGGCCGCGCGCGGCCATTTCCGGCGCCAGCTCGGCGACGAGGTAGAAAGGCACCTTGACGTTCGTCGTGAAGACCGCGTCGAAGTCCGCCTCGGCGAAGGATTCGGTCGGCCCGGTCGGGAACACGCCGGCGTTGTTGACCAGCACGTCGATCGGCCCGCCCACCTCACGCGCCCGGGCCGCGAGGGCACGCGCCGACGCGGCGTCCTTCAGGTCCGCCGCGACGAAGTCGGCCTTGCCGCCCGCCGCGCGGATGGTCTCGACGGCCTCGGCGCCGCGCCCGGCGTCCCGGCCGGACAGCACCACGTGCGCGCCGAGCCCGGCCAGCGCGACCGCCGTCGCGCGGCCGATGCCGCTCGTCCCACCGGTCACCAGGGCCGTCGACCCGGACAGTTCCGCAGTCATGCTCAACTCCTTCGGAACCGGGGTGTTTCCCCGGTCGCAGAGTTCAAGCGAGGCCGCCTGCAAACCCTTCCGATCGAGCCTTCGGCCCTCCTTATGCCTCCGATCCGTTCCGCCGATGGTCTTCCAGCGCCGCGACGAACTCGGCGACGTCCCGCCGGCGCGACGTCGCCGGCCACACCGCCCAGGTCCGCCGGACGATCGGGTTCCCGGCCAGCGGCACCCAGCGCACGGTGTCCGGCAGCGGGTACGGCCACGCGGGTGGCGCGAACGCGTACGCCCCGCCCGCGCTGACCGCCGGGATCTTGAGCTCGACGATCAGCCGCTGCTCCTCCGGGACCTCCGGGCCGACGTCGAGGCCGTGGCTGCGCAGGATCGCCGCCAGCTCGTCGTACCAGGCCGGGCTGCCCGCACGGGGGAAGGCGAACCACTCCAGGCCGGCCAGGTCCTCCAGCCGGACCGGCGAGCCCAGCTTCTCCGCCAGGTCCGCGGCCAGCAGGACACCGACGTCCTCGGTCACCACGAGCGCCGCGTCCAGGTCGGGCCCGGGCGGCCGCTCGCGCACCAGCCCGACGTCCAGTTCGCCGGCCCGCAGCGCGGCCACCTGCGCCACCGACGACAGGTGCCGGGCCTGCACCCGCGTGTCCGGCAGCCGCGCGAGCGCCGAGGGCAGCAGCTCCGGCGGCAGTTCCAGGGGGACGCCGACGCGCAGCACGCCGCCGCCCTCCGCGGTGTGCCGGGCCATCGCGGCGAGCGCCTGGTCGTGGCGGGCCAGCACCGCGCGGGCCTCACCGAGCAGCGTCGTTCCGGCGTCGGTGACCTGCACGCCGGTGCTCGTGCGCACCAGCAGCCGGACGCCGAGCCGCCGTTCCAGCGCCGTGATCGTCTGGGACAGCGCCGGCTGGCTCACGTGCAGCCGGCGGGCCGCCTTCGACATCGCGCCCGCCTCGACGACCGCGACGAACGCCCGCAGCTCCCGGATCTCCATCAGCGGGCCCACCGGATCGGCAGCGACTTGAGGCCGTTCTGGAAGTTCGACCGCAGCCGCACCGGCTCGCCCGCGAGTTCCACGAAGCCGAGCTGGTCGAGCACCGCGTCGAACATCGCCCGCAGCTGCACCCGCACGAGGTGCGCGCCGAGGCAGAAGTGCGGGCCGTGGCCGAAGGTCAGGTGGTCGTTCGGGGTGCGGCCGACGTCGAAGGTGTCCGGATCGGGGAACACCGCCGGATCCCGGTTGGCCGACGAGAACCAGACCACCACCTTGTCCCCGGCGCGGATGTCCACATCGGACAGCCGGACGTCGGAAACGGCGGTGCGCCGGAAGTGCATGACCGGAGTCCACCAGCGCAGCATCTCCTCGACCGCCGAGGGCAGCAGCGATCGGTCGGCCAGGAGCCGCCGGTACTCCGCGGGGTGCGAGAGCAGCGCGAGCAGCCCGCCGGGCAGGCCGTTGCGGAGGGTTTCGTTCCCCGCCACGGAAAACAGCCAGAAGAGGTTCTCGAACTCGGCGAGGGAGACGCGGCCGCCGTCGTCGCCGACGTGCCGCATCAGGTTGCTCATCACGTCGTCGCCCGGGTGCTCGCGCTTGTAGTCGCCGAGCGCGTTCGCGTACGCGTAGAGGTCCGGCATGCCCGCGCGGGTCCGCGGGTCCGGCATCGACCCGGCCTGCCCCGGCGCCGGGCGGACGGCGAGCGCGGCCCGGGCGAGCTCGCTCACCTCGGAAACGGAAACCGTCGAGCTCACCGCGTACTCGGCGTCCTGGTAGCCGATCACCCGGTTGCTCCAGTCGTACATCAGCCGCCGGTCCTGTTCCGGCACGCCGAACACCCCGGCCAGGGTGCGCAGCGGCAGGTCGGCGGCCACCTGCGCGAAGTCGCATTCCCCGCGATCGGCGACCGCCGCGACGAGCTCCCGCGCCCAGCCTTCGATCTGCGACGTCAGTTTCGCGATCGCGCGCGGGGTGAACGCCTTGGTGAGCAGCCCGCGCAGCCGGCCGTGCTCCGGCGGGTCCATGTTCAGCATCATCCGGCGCACGTAGGCGAGGTCCGCCGCGTCCCGGATCTGCGTCCCGCCGAGCTGGGAGGAGAACACCCCGGGGTCGCGCAGCACCCGCCGCACCTCGGCGTGGCCCAGTACGGCCCAGAAGTCGTCGACGCGCACCACCGGGCCGGCGCGCCGCAGCCGCGCCAGCTCGTCGTACGGGACACCTCGCACATAGGTGTCCGGATCGGTGATCGTCACGAGGCGACCCTAGCCGCGCCCACCGACAGTTTGGGAAGCTGCGCGGATGGACACGCTCAACATGCGCACCGGCGGCAAGGGCGAACCGGCCGTCCTCCTCCTGCACGGCCTCGGCGCGACCGGCGCCGTCTGGGCCCACTTCGCCGTCCTGCTCGACCGGCGCGTCCTGGTGCCCGACCTGCCGGGCCACGGCCCGTCCTCGCCGCTGCCGCACTACAGCTTCGCCACGTTCGCCGAGGCGGTCGCGCGGGCGCTGCCGGACGGCGGCCCGCTGATCGTCGCCGGGCACTCGCTCGGCGGCGTGCTCGCGCTGGAGCTGGCGTCCGGCCGCTACGACGTCGAGGTCGCCGGGGTGCTGGCCCTCGGCGTGAAGGTCGAGTGGAGCCAGGACGACCTGAACCGCGCCGCGTCGTTCGCCGCCCGGCCGCCCCGGGTGTTCGCGACGCGGGAAGACGCCGAGCAGGCCTACCTGAAGGTGTCCGGGCTGCTCGGGATCGCGCCGACCGACCCGGCCGGGCTTCGCGAGACCGAGGGAGGTTGGCGCCTCGCGATGGACCCGGCCGCGTTCGGCCTCGGCGCACCGGACATGCCGGCCCTGCTGGCCGGGGCGCGCTGCCCGGTCGTGCTCGCCGCGGGGGAAAACGACCCGATGAGCCGTCCGGAGCAGCTGCGGGCGCTCGATCCCGACGCCGTCACGCTCGCCGGTCTCGGGCACAACGCCCACGTCGAGGACCCGGCCGCCGTGCGGGCCCTGCTCGAGCGCTTCGGCGTGTGAAGTTCCGGTGCAGCCGTCGTACCCCACGCGACGGCTGCTCCGCGAACCCCTCGCCACCACCGGACGCCAGAAAGCCTAGGAAAGCGTGGTGGACGAGCGCCTGTACCGCCGCTCCCCGCCGCCGTCACCGTCCGTACCTGCGGAAACGGTTATCTTCGCCGATCGGTGGTACAGCTCGGGCGGCACGATCGTGATGCTGGAGAGGTACGTTCCGCTCGGGGCACGCAGGAGAGGACGCCTGTGGACGAAGGCCTGTCGTTCGCCGGATGGCTGCGGGACCGGCGTGCTCTCGCCGGCCTCACCCAGGCCCAGCTCGCCGAGCGCGCGGGAGTGAGCCTGCGCGCGGTGCGCAACGCCGAGCTCGGCAGCGTCCGGCGGCCCCGGCCGGCGACGGCCCGCAAGCTGCGGGAAGCGCTGGCCGAAGCGCCGCCGGAGCCCGTGCGGCTCGGCGTCCTCGGCCCGTTGACGGTGACGCGGGGCACCGAGAGCGTGGAGATCGGCGCGGAGAAGCAGCGCCTGCTGCTGGCGCTGCTGGCCCTGCAGCCGAACCGGACCGTCCGGCGCGAGGACCTCGTCGACGTCATCTGGGACGAGCCGCCGCCGTCGTGCCTGGAGCTGCTCCACACCTACGTCGCGCGGCTGCGGCGGGCGCTGCGGCCCGCCGACCTCATCGCCACGGACAAGGGCGGCTACCGGCTGGCCGTCGGCGAGGACGAGCTGGACCTGCTGCGCTTCGAAGCCCTGCTCGCCCGGGACGCGTTGAAGGAGGCCCTGGAACTCTGGCGCGGCCCGGCGCTCGCCGACGTCGAACGGCTGCGCCAGCACCCCGCCCGGCTCGCGCTGGCGATGCGGCGCGCCAAGGCTGTGCTGGCCTACGCCGGGGTCGCCGACCCCGAAGACGCGGCGGTGCAGCTGCGGGTGCTGACCGCCGAGGAGCCGCTCAACGAGTCGGCGCACGCCAAGCTGGTGCTGGCGCTCGCCGCGTCCGGGCGCCAGGCCGCCGCGCTGGACGTCTTCGAGGAGGTGCGCCGGCGGCTGGACGGCGAGCTCGGCCTGGAACCCGGCCCCGAGCTGCGGGCGGCCCAGCGGCAGGTGCTGCGGCAGGACTTCGCCGCACCGGAGCCGCCGGCCCGGGTGCCGGCGCAGCTGCCCGCCGACGTTCCCGGCTTCCGCGGCCGGGCCGCCCAGCTGGCCGAGCTGGACGCGTTGTTGCGGCGCGACGACGGCGACACCGGCGCGCGCATCGCCGTCCTCTCCGGCACCGGCGGGGTCGGCAAGACCGCGCTCGCCGTCCACTGGGCGCAGCGCGTGCCCGCGGAGTTCCCGGACGGCCAGCTCTACCTCGACTTGCACGGCTACGGCACGGTCCGGCCGGTGGACCCGGGCGACGCGCTGTCCGGGTTCCTGCGCGCCCTCGGCGTCGCGGGCGCGGACATCCCCGCCGAGCCGGACGAGCGCGCCGCGAAGTTCCGCACCGCGCTCACCGGGCGGCGGATGCTGCTGGTGCTGGACAACGCGAACGCGGTCGGGCAGGTCCGTCCGCTGCTGCCCGGCTCGCCGACCTGCCTGGTGCTGGTGACCAGCCGGGACGCGCTGCCCGGCCTGGTCGCCCGCCACGGCGCCCGGCGGGTGCTCGTCGACCTGCTCACCGAGACCGAAGCCCGCGACCTGCTCCGGGCGCTGCTCGGCCCGCGCGTCGACGACGAACCCGAGGCCGCCGCGGCGCTGATCGGGTACGCGGCCCGGCTGCCGCTGGCCCTGCGGCTGGTCGCGGAGCTGGCACTGAGCCGGCCGGGCGAGCGGCTCGCCGCCCTGGCCGCCGAGCTGGCCGACGAACGGCGGCGGCTCGACCTGCTCGACGGCGGCGGTGACCCGCTGACCGCCGTCCGCGCCGTGTTCTCCTGGTCCTACCGCAACCTCGCGGCCGACGCCGCGCGCGTGTTCCGGCTCTGCGGCCTGCACCCGGGCCGCGACCTGACGCCGCCCGCGCTGGCCGCGCTCGCCGGCGTGCCCCTGCCGGAGGCCGAACGGCTGGCCGGTGTCCTGGTGCGCGCCCACCTCGCGCAGCAGACCGGTGACGACCGCGTCCAGCTGCACGACCTGCTGCGCGTCTACGCCGCCGAGCTCGCGGCCGGCGATCCCGCCGAGAGCCACGAGGCGCAGCAGCGGCTGTTCGACTTCTACGTCTCCTCGGCCGGCCAGGCCATGGACGTCGTCCTGCCGCAGGAGCGGCACCTGCGGCCGCGCGTGCCGGACCCGGACGTCAAGGTGCTCGACGCACCGGCGTGGCTGGAGGCCGAGCGCCGCAACCTCCTGGCGGTCGCCGCGCACGCGACGCGGCACGGCTGGCCGGACCACCTGCGGCTGCTGTCCGGGATCCTGTGGCACTACCTCGACGTCGGCGGTTACCACGAGGAAGCGCTGGTCCTGCACACGCACGCGTCGGCGCTGGCCCACCACACCGGCGACCGGGCGGCCGAGGCGGAGCCGCTGATCCTGATCGCGCTGGGCCACTGGCGGGTGGGCCGGTCGCCGGAGGCG
Protein-coding sequences here:
- a CDS encoding enoyl-CoA hydratase/isomerase family protein: MTVSVLDLGDDENRFSPAWLQRVHSFLDDVEGALVTTGGGKFYSNGLDLEWLTAHGDQAAGYVAEVQELFARVLTLPVPTVAAINGHAFGAGAMLAMAHDFRVMRGDRGYFCFPEADINIPFTPGMAALIQGKLTPSAAIASMTTGRRFGGSEAAEIGLVDEVAAEGEVVKVAHERAQALAGKDRGTLGAIKATMFAPAVAALRAG
- a CDS encoding TetR/AcrR family transcriptional regulator; the encoded protein is MPRPRVHDLDALLDVAERLIASSAEVTVRGLAAAAGVPNGTIYHAFGSLSALRARVWLRAATAFLDLQTSLVEQASSPVEAVVAAADTPAVFASLRPEGARMLLSVRGDRLFGPELPGELAEALHAVDKRLVALLIRLARRLWDRGDGLAVEVITTCVVDLPTAFFRRDITDPLVRERLAAAVRAVLTVPPREKDRP
- a CDS encoding arsenate reductase family protein: MEIWINPACSKCRSAVSMLDEAGAEYTVRRYLEDPPTAAELEAVLERLGLEPWDITRTAEPVAKELGLKTWGRTPEDRPKWIDALAGHPKLIQRPIITADDGTAVVARDPETVRSVL
- a CDS encoding threonine synthase, which gives rise to MPYSFLSHLECSRTGERLDADTVQGLSAAGAPLLARYDLDGVREAVTPKEIAGREPTLWRYHEVLPVRSAEHVVSLGEGMTPLLRLPRYGRELGLSRLWMKDEGLVPTGTFKARGAAVGVSRAAELGVRGIAMPTNGNAGAAWALYAARAGLSSLVAMPDDAPAITMRECVAAGAELYRVDGLIGDAGKLVAAAVQRRAGVQDVSTLKEPYRIEGKKTMGYEIAEQFGWRLPDVILYPTGGGVGIIGIYKALLEMRELGWVSGPLPRLVAVQATGCAPIVSAFSRGARESTPFPDARTVAFGITVPKALGDFLVLDAVYATGGTAIAVTDEELLAAQRELASHEGTFVCPEGGACFAALRHLRESGWLEGDEDVVVLNTGAGIKYPETVALDVPLLAKGDAIP
- a CDS encoding DUF1295 domain-containing protein, whose translation is MDALRVCLYVFAGVTLGTWLVSVLTREYSWVDRIWSIVPVAYVGIFAGAAGFADTRLDVMFALVTLWGIRLTFNFARKGGYAPGGEDYRWAVLRERMAPWQFQLFNFFFISLYQNAILLLITLPALTALEHPGGFGVADVVVAVVFAAFLAGETVADQQQWRFHREKHAGRAPTRFLQAGLFRYSRHPNFFFEQAQWWAVAAFGVVAGGLQWTVVGAVLLTLLFVGSTRFTESITKSRYPEYADYQRRTSAVVPWPVRG
- a CDS encoding carbon-nitrogen hydrolase family protein, which codes for MAGPRMTVVVALQLSTGVPLERILAFEDGIRGADLVVLPEAVLGGYPGRVPFVEYFHAAVAVPGPETAALAGLASRTGATLVVGVIERDGSTLYSTVVFLDPELGMVAKHRKLVPTARERVFWGRGDGSTLPVVPTAAGRAGAAICWENHMPLLRAAMYAKGVEIWCAPTADDRDVWQASMRHIADEGRCFVVSACPYESGGDDPFRGGSVIVGPLGDVLAGPLRDAEGLITAEIDVQEIVAARHSLDVSGHYARPDVFSLTVDERPRDGVTFLR
- a CDS encoding SDR family oxidoreductase codes for the protein MTAELSGSTALVTGGTSGIGRATAVALAGLGAHVVLSGRDAGRGAEAVETIRAAGGKADFVAADLKDAASARALAARAREVGGPIDVLVNNAGVFPTGPTESFAEADFDAVFTTNVKVPFYLVAELAPEMAARGHGAIVNVSTIVATAGMAGMAPYGASKAAIELMTKAWAAEFGPSGVRVNAVSPGPTRTEGTAAFGDGLDELAAAGPAGRVAAPEEIAAAIAFLAAGDASFVHGAVLPVDGGRLAV
- a CDS encoding LysR family transcriptional regulator; the protein is MEIRELRAFVAVVEAGAMSKAARRLHVSQPALSQTITALERRLGVRLLVRTSTGVQVTDAGTTLLGEARAVLARHDQALAAMARHTAEGGGVLRVGVPLELPPELLPSALARLPDTRVQARHLSSVAQVAALRAGELDVGLVRERPPGPDLDAALVVTEDVGVLLAADLAEKLGSPVRLEDLAGLEWFAFPRAGSPAWYDELAAILRSHGLDVGPEVPEEQRLIVELKIPAVSAGGAYAFAPPAWPYPLPDTVRWVPLAGNPIVRRTWAVWPATSRRRDVAEFVAALEDHRRNGSEA
- a CDS encoding cytochrome P450, which translates into the protein MTITDPDTYVRGVPYDELARLRRAGPVVRVDDFWAVLGHAEVRRVLRDPGVFSSQLGGTQIRDAADLAYVRRMMLNMDPPEHGRLRGLLTKAFTPRAIAKLTSQIEGWARELVAAVADRGECDFAQVAADLPLRTLAGVFGVPEQDRRLMYDWSNRVIGYQDAEYAVSSTVSVSEVSELARAALAVRPAPGQAGSMPDPRTRAGMPDLYAYANALGDYKREHPGDDVMSNLMRHVGDDGGRVSLAEFENLFWLFSVAGNETLRNGLPGGLLALLSHPAEYRRLLADRSLLPSAVEEMLRWWTPVMHFRRTAVSDVRLSDVDIRAGDKVVVWFSSANRDPAVFPDPDTFDVGRTPNDHLTFGHGPHFCLGAHLVRVQLRAMFDAVLDQLGFVELAGEPVRLRSNFQNGLKSLPIRWAR
- a CDS encoding alpha/beta hydrolase, producing the protein MDTLNMRTGGKGEPAVLLLHGLGATGAVWAHFAVLLDRRVLVPDLPGHGPSSPLPHYSFATFAEAVARALPDGGPLIVAGHSLGGVLALELASGRYDVEVAGVLALGVKVEWSQDDLNRAASFAARPPRVFATREDAEQAYLKVSGLLGIAPTDPAGLRETEGGWRLAMDPAAFGLGAPDMPALLAGARCPVVLAAGENDPMSRPEQLRALDPDAVTLAGLGHNAHVEDPAAVRALLERFGV
- a CDS encoding tetratricopeptide repeat protein, producing the protein MDEGLSFAGWLRDRRALAGLTQAQLAERAGVSLRAVRNAELGSVRRPRPATARKLREALAEAPPEPVRLGVLGPLTVTRGTESVEIGAEKQRLLLALLALQPNRTVRREDLVDVIWDEPPPSCLELLHTYVARLRRALRPADLIATDKGGYRLAVGEDELDLLRFEALLARDALKEALELWRGPALADVERLRQHPARLALAMRRAKAVLAYAGVADPEDAAVQLRVLTAEEPLNESAHAKLVLALAASGRQAAALDVFEEVRRRLDGELGLEPGPELRAAQRQVLRQDFAAPEPPARVPAQLPADVPGFRGRAAQLAELDALLRRDDGDTGARIAVLSGTGGVGKTALAVHWAQRVPAEFPDGQLYLDLHGYGTVRPVDPGDALSGFLRALGVAGADIPAEPDERAAKFRTALTGRRMLLVLDNANAVGQVRPLLPGSPTCLVLVTSRDALPGLVARHGARRVLVDLLTETEARDLLRALLGPRVDDEPEAAAALIGYAARLPLALRLVAELALSRPGERLAALAAELADERRRLDLLDGGGDPLTAVRAVFSWSYRNLAADAARVFRLCGLHPGRDLTPPALAALAGVPLPEAERLAGVLVRAHLAQQTGDDRVQLHDLLRVYAAELAAGDPAESHEAQQRLFDFYVSSAGQAMDVVLPQERHLRPRVPDPDVKVLDAPAWLEAERRNLLAVAAHATRHGWPDHLRLLSGILWHYLDVGGYHEEALVLHTHASALAHHTGDRAAEAEPLILIALGHWRVGRSPEALRYLEEALVLARETGDWRTEIHSVNTLGLVCRALGRFAEGIRYSTEALALARKTGDRTSEGLVLVVLGCSCRGIGRYGEAIGHLEEALGLARDIADRTSEGYALVNLGDSLSALGRHDDAVRAVEEGLVHLRAMGVRVSEGYALGILGDVEHARGRYAEAAAHLERALEIAQETGSPPNRSVALKHLGDVRLAEGRHAEAARHLEEALSLARECGDRGVESRVLNSLGSLSAARGASTDALRYHREALAVAKETGCRPEQGRAHCGLGEVHSGLGDPEAAREHWERALACYAGECVPGAIRVRNHLTALECVAG